agatcaatttttagatttagggggtattttgatcaatttttaggtttcagaggtttttttggtaattttataggttttgggggtattttggtctttttaaagtttaaggggtatcttggtcattttcttttagttttgggggtatttcaatcatttttcaggttttgggatattttggtcaatttttaggttttgggtatatttcggttattttttaggtttcagtggtattttggtatttttagtggtttttgagcatatttggtcttttttaggtttaaggggtaCTTTGGTAATTTTAAAGAACTTTAGGaatactttggtcattttcaagttttaggggcatttaggtaattttgattattaggtaattgggtgggttggggtttGCCCATAATAATTAGGTTGGATTTGGGTTAAaagtaattagttaaatggaTAGTAAATGGGTAAATaagttttatatacccaacccaattatctATACTCCAAACTCACCAATTTGACATCCCTACATAGAACCAATGAACCATTCTCCCTTTTAACACTATTACACAGAAAATTAAAAGGACTTGGTTTAGGTCCAGTGCATTAGTGTATTAAACCTGGTCAGATGATAACACATGTCCGAAAATAAATACATGTCATCATCTCAACAAGTCCAGTATTACTGGACACTGGATCTAAGTATgacctaaaattaaaaacccaaacATCTTCTCCCTTTTAACACTATTACACAGAAAATTAAAAGCCCAAACTTCTTCTAATACACGCCGTTGAGCCAAGAAGCTACCACCGGAGATGTCGTGCCAAGAAGCATCCAACAACGCCACCAGTGACTGTAAAAGACTCAAAAGGCCTTTACATCAACCTTGAAGATATTTCACAAGAACCTAAAAACATTCTGTGTAGGAAACTACTAGATAATATTGTAACCATGACTAAAcacgtttttttattttattttattttattttattttaattccatcaattttatagaaataattTTACTTTAACAAGGCCCAGAAATTTGTACCCATTAAATTTAAAGGTGTCAACAGTGTAGAAAAAATGAACTCAAAGTAAGAGAACATCAATATTAGCTCATAGCGTTGACAGTAATGGGGCTGGAGTCATCGCGTCTTCTTTGGCAGAATCTCATTTTAATCAGTATTACTTTTAGTTCCTCATAATGTTGAGGGTGTGATCGTGTGTGCTAGTACTTAACCTTTTATTTGCAAAAGTCTAACATGGCACACTGTTATTAGAGGGTGTAAAACTAACATTTTACTCCAcattcttattaaatttaatctcttttttcttcttcttcttcttcttcttcttcttcttgtgtGATTTGAACAAGTGGCATTGAGTTTGAACCCTCCCTCCACTTTGTCTTATAAGAAATATTTACATGAAATTTACTAATAATATGTACCAGTACCAatcccttttgttttttaaattctaaattaccTTTGTTTACCCAATAAGTTTCTAAGATACTctcaatttaatttctaaaacatttgttattgttattgttatcaTCGTCTTGAAATGGATTATATTGTAGGGGGTTTCCGTTTTGGTTGCATGATGTCCCTGGTATTGTTTATAGATCAGACAATGAGCCATTCAAGGTACTGAGCATACCTCTCTCTgtccttgaatttttttattttttaaatctaatgTTTAACATGATAATTTTGAAATCATAAGAAGTCCCACTTTCTATAGTTTTGTAATCgtttaattttacaaaaacttttGCGGATGCAACtgtaggaaatttttttttgaaagttttactTTAGATCCCTTATGTCAATTATGCGAATTAATTAACAATTAAAACTCAATACAGTTATTATAGTTTGAATGAAACAACCACGGCCACAATATAAACCAAATCTGaaacatagattttttttttttttttggatacgaTGAATAGACGGATTTGGTAATGAAGAAAAAAGTTAATGGAGAACCAacaatagaggaaaaaaaacactACAATGCAGCTAGGGTGGCTACCTCTACCCTAAAAAGGAAATCCACTGTATTAAGAGAGTTTTACAATCAAAGTCATAACCGTGATCTTAGAGTACTATAGTTGGAAGATAAGCTTATTGTTATGACCCTACACCAGTTCCAGACATTCTAAACTCTTCTATATGAATCTCTTATCATGAACCTAGTTTGTGATCATAATCAGACCCTTTAACGGTCTCTAAGGAGCGCTTTTGAAACTTTGATCTCTAGAGCAGCAACACTGGGATTATAGAGTAAGCGACTTCAACTCTTGTTCACCAAAATAGTAACTTTCTTGtgaatttggaattttgaacTTATAGGGTTTATCCATTCTAGGTTTAGGATTAATTTGTTATAGTGCACATCAGTAGTCCCTCTAAAGCATCTTTTTTAAGTCGTGCTTAAAACAGGTCTTTTTATATCTTTGTATGTAGGCACAAAAACCTAGgcaatacaaaatttaataaaacatgCTAGATTCTCTTTTCATGATTCTCTATCTATCAAGTTTCAATTAAAACTTAATCAAAATTCTTCTTTCAATAGATCCAGCAATAGTCGAATTGTTGTCAGAATCACATGTTTGATCGATGCTCTCAATCTAATGGCATTCAAAAGTCTGAATAACTACCTTCTTTTGAGTTTCATCTTTAACCTTTTAAACTTGAACTTTGATACACATTACAAACTTGATCTAGATTACCATTTTATGGAATTTTCCAACCtaactcaaccaaaaaaaaaaaaaaaaaaaatcaatctcttgattatatatatagtacacACATTTGTGGACAATTTCCCCCACTTTAATACTCTGCTTGTGTCCATCCCTAGATTTGACATTGTGACACCATTTGAACTAATAGATTGACAAGATGTTACTCTTCACTTACAAATGGAAAGGTTGTAAGGCACTCCATAATTAGGCCTGTGCGGAGTTAAATAACGTGCTAGGAAGATGGGCCCGATAATCTTGGGCCAAGGAAGTGAACCCTCTGAGCCCAAGAAGGGCCACCAATCTTGTGCTTCCCTTTCCTCATAACTACGGCCCAAGGTGCATCACACTCCTACCGTCCTGGTCAGAGTCTAGGAACAGAACAAAAAAGGGTTAGGATCAAGCAATGTAAGAAGCCACGGGTCACTACAACATTTAAGGTCCGTTTGGTTGGGGAGATGCAAAAGTAGAAGAATAGAAAATTGTGGGATGATGGAAAAGTGGATAGAGAGAATAGATTTAGATTTccctcatttgtgtttggttggagagatggaaaagtggagggaaagaaacattttttgtttggttgagatgataaataagagatttgaaaatgaagttggtataaatttaccattatGTCTTtgctaaatatataaacaaaaagtaacacattttttaattaaaaaattttgtatggacacttcaaaattttttatttatttataaaataagcaaattcctaaaggattaaaaaaaaaaaaaaagaagaagaagaagaagaagaaagaaagataaaaaaaaaaaggacaaaaatgtGAGattagcacccaaaaaaaaaacaaagaagacaaCCAAAACCAAGTACTGTGCATACGAAATGGAAgaactttatccaaaaaaaaaagaaacaaaaaagcaaaaagacaGAAAGTTGGCTGATGGcactttttttcattcatcaataATACATGTTTTCAAACTATCACACACCCTTGGTGTGAtgatcactctacaagtataaatgtttgtagAGTGTGAGGAGTAAGGattggggttcaagtctccaagagagagttttacacacatatacacttaaattatgttagagtagaattctatcttgtatcaaaaaataatacacGTTTTCACGCCTGTTTTCTCTTCATTtcgaagaggcaagtgggcttgGGTGGAAAATGCCTAGGCCCCACCCAAAAGATTTTCTCTCCTTCCCTTCTTACCAAACAAACACTCATTCATATTTTTCCTTATATAAATTAGAGTGCCACTAACATTAAGAAAATGACATGTGTCTTTGCATTGCACATGACTTGTTAAACCACAATTAAATAATACAATCATTTTAAGTGAGTCATGTGTATAAGTGCATTGTACATAGCATGGATACAATTAAGTTTGTAGTCAAATCTTGTCCTTTCTCATATTGGTacttaaacaattaaaatgatttcgttttgttttgttttgtttttttgttttttttggtgactCCATTTTGTAGTTCTGCATGCAAAATTTTACCACAAAAATAGTGAACTTGATGAAGTCAGAGGGTTTATATGCCTCACAAGGAGGTCCCATCATACTGTCACAGGTTCTGTACCTTCTCTTACTAGTTAATATTGAATCAGTTCTTTACTTCATATAATCTCACTTGAAATATGCTAACGCTGGTATATAGATTGAGAATGAATATCAAAACATTGAACGTGCATTCCTTGAAAAAGGGCCTTCTTATGTTCGTTGGGCAGCTAAAATGGCAGTTGATCTCCAAACAGGAGTACCATGGGTCATGTGCAAGCAAACTGATGCTCCTGATCCAGTGGTTAGTTTTGCTTCTCAACTAAGACTACTACTTGTACTTAGAAACTAAACTGCTAATTACAAACTGTTCTCTTTGCTATATTGTAAGATTCAACTGATTGCATAATGGACCATGTTTTGCTTGTTcatttaacaaattaaacatgCAGATTAATACATGCAATGGGATGAGATGTGGAGAAACTTTTGGAGGACCCAACTCACCAAATAAGCCATCATTGTGGATAGAGAATTGGACTTCTTAGTATGGTCAAATTTCTGCGTTGTTCCCTTTTCTAAGGGCAGGGGTTTAAGCAAATATTACATTCCATTCAATTATCTAGAGGAGTGAAAAGGAGCATTAATTCAGCTAGTGGAAACATTCTTGGGTTCAAATTTCACTTATAAGAATCAACAAAAATCATGTTTGATACAAAAATAAAGTATGTGAAGGTTTTAGCAATTGTATTAGTAAGTCTTTATAGAATAGTATCTCATAAGAAACTAATTTCTAGCTTCAAAAGTTTGGTAGGGAGATAATGAAAGTTAAAATAATTGCTTAGGAGTGATGATATCAATCTGAACCAGCCTTAGAGGAGGGTATTGGAGCATCCTAAAGGCTGTAAGATGAATCCAAGTCAATGATTTCGCAAAATCTTTTTATCGTAATAGAAAACTTGTACTAGATTAATTGCATTAGTCATTAACAATGTTTCAATGAATGCGAACAAAATGACTATTAATCATTCTAAGAGTAAACTAACTGTACTTAATTTTCTCTTGAAGTTATCAAGTATACGGAGGGAAGACATACATAAGGTCTGCTGAAGACATTGCATTTCAAGTAGCACTTTTTATTGCAAGAAATGGAAGCTATGTAAATTATTACATGGTATGGTATTTTAGTTATAATTCTCATCAACTACTGCCATCATATTTCTATctgaatatattttcttttaaattttagtgttGGAAATTACATAAGCCTTTTAGTTATCTTAAACTAATCATGTCAATGTCTAAAATTACATTCCCTATCTTAGTACCATGGTGGAACAAATTTTGGGAGAACAAGCTCTGCATATATCATAACAGCTTATTATGATCAGGCTCCTcttgatgaatatggtgagtaGCATAAGTTCCTATGCTTCTAAAATTAGATGAATAAAGTAGTAATTAATAATCCAcaacttttaataattttaggacTATTAAGGCAGCCTAAGTGGGGACATCTTAAGGAGTTGCATGCTGCAATTAAATTGTGCTCTACAACTTTGCTGCAAGGAGCACGAACCAACTTTTCTTTAGGTCAACAACAAGAGGTAATGTGTCAAAAGTCTTATGTTTTCTCATATATCACTAATTAACacttacttctttctttctttaaactTAGGCCATTGTTTTCCAAGAAGAAAATGGAGGCTGTGCGGCATTTCTTACTAACTATGCTAAACAGAATGTTACtgtacaatttcaaaatataccACTTGAATTGCTTCCGAAGTCGATCAGTATTCTATCAGActgtaaaaatataactttCAATTCAGCAAAGGTAATGTATAACTTACAatgtaaaaatgttttttttttttggtagttttaTAGATGTTTGTAATCCTACATTCTAATAGTTAGAACAAGAAATACTAAATTGTCTACTTATTAGGTAGAGCAATAACTATAGTTTTGAGCTCATAAcattttattgattaattaCAAACTGTACAagcttaattatatatatatatatatatatatatataaatttatatcaaatttCTAGCAAATAttgtttgagttttgaaaatatcatttatatTCTAATATGCCTTGATTCCCTTGTTTTGAAAAGACCCatatttgtcaaatttattgtgggaaatttgatttttagaattcaaTTGATATCTTGAGAGTTTACAATCATTCGGCTTATATAAAGTcttcccccccacccccaccccccgaactatttttttcttttgatggcAGGCTAAAAGTTCTACTTTCTCTTATCTCTAAATAGGTTAATACGGTGTATAATGAAAGAATCATAAAATCAACACAAACTTTTGATTCAATTAGTAGCTGGGAAGAATTCAAAGATGTCATCATGAATTTCGAAGATGCATCATTAAAATCAAATGAATTACTTGAGCACACAAATACAACCAAAGACAAATCTGATTATCTTTGGTATACTCTTAGGTAAATTCGTTTCTCATTGAATTTTACTAGCATATATGAACAATATGTGTGCCTTCTCTTCATTGCATCAACTTAATGATATTTGTAAGAATtgatggagtttttttttttttttttgatagaaacaCAGGTTTGAACACACTTTGTCTTGCACTAAACCAGTACTTCATGCTCAATCTTTTGCGCATGTTGCGCATGCTTTTTTGAACGACATATATATAGGTAAGTTACTTATTCAATTCAAACATCTTGGAAAAGAGAcaatttctgtttttttttttttttttgggtgtaaatCACAAACGTTTCTGTAAATAATGGccaaattctatatatatatatatatatatatatatatatatatattatgactAACCCAATCTAACCTGACTCACGTGAGTCGGGTTGAGTTGGTTTCTACACATGTAATGAGTTAGGAATTTCTCAACCCGACATGCTCaggttgagttggaaaaaaCCCTTGAATCCAACCTAACTCAACCTATGCACACCTCTACTTTTGATAATAAGAAGTCTCCAAATATAAGGCTTTAAGATTGTTGGATTATATCATATTTGTTTATGCtaggttaaaataaaagaattgaagccTTTGATTTAACATTCAAGAATTTTTGTGTTTCAACTAGTAACCCTCACCTATTATGCTTGGTCGTATTCATGCAGGTGTTGCAAATGGAAGTTCTAATGTGAAGTACTTCATGATGGACATTCCAATTGAGTTAAATGATGGGATgaataatatttctttactcAGCGTTATGGTTGGGTTACCggtaataattttatataattactttctttcttttaaatttttcattcaGAAACTGAAATTTCTTTGGTGCTTGTGTAAAGGATTCAGGATCTTTCCTTGAAAGAAGAGTGACTGGCTTAACAACGGTGGCAATTCAATGCAACGGAAatgagttttataattttacaaaCTTTGAATGGGGATATAAGGTTTGCTCTTTTATCTTGATTAATCTATATACCActattaattttaaagaaaaaataataattttatatatatttttaccataTTTAATTGTAAAAAGATATTTATATTGAACATGACTGTGCAATATTATTGCTAAAAAATAATGTACTAAGAATAACTAATAGAtaccattaattaaattataatcttTAATCATTACAGGTTGGACTGCTAGGAGAAGAGTTGCGAATATATAGAGAAGAAAACTTGGGAGATGTAGAGTGGGGTAAAAATGGAATCTCCACCAATCAAACACTTACTTGGTACAAGGTATGTAACTGTACACTTCATGCATATGTAATGACAAAATTCTCAtgtaagatattaaaaaaataatgttgaagtatcaaataatatcaaataatggatttacaaataaaggaaaaaacaaa
The Quercus lobata isolate SW786 chromosome 10, ValleyOak3.0 Primary Assembly, whole genome shotgun sequence DNA segment above includes these coding regions:
- the LOC115963781 gene encoding beta-galactosidase 6-like isoform X2; this encodes MGWWWWRLYWGLVVVIMMDCGGHAEGGEVTYDGRSLIIDGQRKMLFSGSIHYPRSTPQMWPSLIAKAKEGGLDVIQTYVFWNLHEPQPGQYDFNGRYNLVQFIKEIQAQGLYACLRIGPFIESEWNYGGFPFWLHDVPGIVYRSDNEPFKFCMQNFTTKIVNLMKSEGLYASQGGPIILSQIENEYQNIERAFLEKGPSYVRWAAKMAVDLQTGVPWVMCKQTDAPDPVINTCNGMRCGETFGGPNSPNKPSLWIENWTSYYQVYGGKTYIRSAEDIAFQVALFIARNGSYVNYYMYHGGTNFGRTSSAYIITAYYDQAPLDEYGLLRQPKWGHLKELHAAIKLCSTTLLQGARTNFSLGQQQEAIVFQEENGGCAAFLTNYAKQNVTVQFQNIPLELLPKSISILSDCKNITFNSAKVNTVYNERIIKSTQTFDSISSWEEFKDVIMNFEDASLKSNELLEHTNTTKDKSDYLWYTLRFEHTLSCTKPVLHAQSFAHVAHAFLNDIYIGVANGSSNVKYFMMDIPIELNDGMNNISLLSVMVGLPDSGSFLERRVTGLTTVAIQCNGNEFYNFTNFEWGYKVGLLGEELRIYREENLGDVEWGKNGISTNQTLTWYKIIFDAPLGNDPVAFNLSSMGKGEAWVNGQSIGRYWISFHDYQGNPSQIIGTR
- the LOC115963781 gene encoding beta-galactosidase 6-like isoform X1, with amino-acid sequence MGWWWWRLYWGLVVVIMMDCGGHAEGGEVTYDGRSLIIDGQRKMLFSGSIHYPRSTPQMWPSLIAKAKEGGLDVIQTYVFWNLHEPQPGQYDFNGRYNLVQFIKEIQAQGLYACLRIGPFIESEWNYGGFPFWLHDVPGIVYRSDNEPFKFCMQNFTTKIVNLMKSEGLYASQGGPIILSQIENEYQNIERAFLEKGPSYVRWAAKMAVDLQTGVPWVMCKQTDAPDPVINTCNGMRCGETFGGPNSPNKPSLWIENWTSYYQVYGGKTYIRSAEDIAFQVALFIARNGSYVNYYMYHGGTNFGRTSSAYIITAYYDQAPLDEYGLLRQPKWGHLKELHAAIKLCSTTLLQGARTNFSLGQQQEAIVFQEENGGCAAFLTNYAKQNVTVQFQNIPLELLPKSISILSDCKNITFNSAKVNTVYNERIIKSTQTFDSISSWEEFKDVIMNFEDASLKSNELLEHTNTTKDKSDYLWYTLRFEHTLSCTKPVLHAQSFAHVAHAFLNDIYIGVANGSSNVKYFMMDIPIELNDGMNNISLLSVMVGLPDSGSFLERRVTGLTTVAIQCNGNEFYNFTNFEWGYKVGLLGEELRIYREENLGDVEWGKNGISTNQTLTWYKIIFDAPLGNDPVAFNLSSMGKGEAWVNGQSIGRYWISFHDYQGNPSQIMYHVPRSFLKTSGNLLVLLEEAGGNPLQISLNTVTIINT
- the LOC115963781 gene encoding beta-galactosidase 6-like isoform X3 encodes the protein MGREKCSFRVQFTILVALLRGFPFWLHDVPGIVYRSDNEPFKFCMQNFTTKIVNLMKSEGLYASQGGPIILSQIENEYQNIERAFLEKGPSYVRWAAKMAVDLQTGVPWVMCKQTDAPDPVINTCNGMRCGETFGGPNSPNKPSLWIENWTSYYQVYGGKTYIRSAEDIAFQVALFIARNGSYVNYYMYHGGTNFGRTSSAYIITAYYDQAPLDEYGLLRQPKWGHLKELHAAIKLCSTTLLQGARTNFSLGQQQEAIVFQEENGGCAAFLTNYAKQNVTVQFQNIPLELLPKSISILSDCKNITFNSAKVNTVYNERIIKSTQTFDSISSWEEFKDVIMNFEDASLKSNELLEHTNTTKDKSDYLWYTLRFEHTLSCTKPVLHAQSFAHVAHAFLNDIYIGVANGSSNVKYFMMDIPIELNDGMNNISLLSVMVGLPDSGSFLERRVTGLTTVAIQCNGNEFYNFTNFEWGYKVGLLGEELRIYREENLGDVEWGKNGISTNQTLTWYKIIFDAPLGNDPVAFNLSSMGKGEAWVNGQSIGRYWISFHDYQGNPSQIMYHVPRSFLKTSGNLLVLLEEAGGNPLQISLNTVTIINT